The following is a genomic window from Dama dama isolate Ldn47 chromosome 4, ASM3311817v1, whole genome shotgun sequence.
TCtactttcttaaaaagaaaaaactggaaacataCACGTGTTTTGTATCTTACATTTTTCTTCTCAGAGTGTACTGTGGGGGAAGAGCTGTATCAGTAGGTAGATAACTCCCTCACACATCTCCGCAGCCTCAGAGTCTCCTGTTGTCAGTTTGGCCACTTCCACTCATTCAGCAGGTGACTTCATGATTGTAGTCTTCATTTCTATTGCCTTTGCACACATGAGCAAAAATTCTAAGTGCCCACTTAACGTGAGATTATACGAGATGCAGGCTTAATATTGAAAACTGAGGGACATGGCGATTATGACAcacttcttttcatccttttaacTCTTCATTTCTCTAACTTCAGTAAAATGAGTGCCCTCTAGGCATGGATGTGATGTTTTCTGCCAGCTTGGAAATGGGGACTATATTTCTCATTCAGACAGGAATTGGCCTCATGGGAAATATCTCCCTCATTTGTCTTTATAACTTCACTTTGCTCACTGGACATAGTTTGAGACCCATAGACCCAATCCTCATGCAACTGGTCATCGCCAATGCCACGGTTCTTTTCTCTAAAGGCATACCACAGACACTGGCAGCTTTCGGATGGAGGTATTTCCTGGATGACACTGGATGTAAACTTGTCTTCTATTTCCACAGAGTAGGCACGGGAGTTTCCTTTAGCACCATCTGCCTCTTCAATGGCTTCCAGGCCATCAAGCTCAAGCCCAGTATCTGGAGGTGGATGGAACGCCAGATGAGAGCTCTAAGATTCATTGCCTTCTGCTGTTTCCTTTGCTGGGTTGTGCACATCTTGATAAATTCATGTGTTATTATGGTAGTAAAGGGTCCACTGAAGGAGAAGAACTTCAGTATGAGAAATAATTATGGATACTGTTCTTGGCATATGATAGAGGGTTCTGTAGGCGCATTATACACAGTCACGTATTTTTCCCTTGATATTACAAGTTTAGGTTTTATGGTTTGGGCCAGTAGCACTATAGTTCTTTTCCTGTGCAGACACAAACAGCGACTCCAACACATTTGCAGCAATCGACTCTCCCCAAGAACTCACGTGGTCAGAGCCACAGGCACGGTCCTGATCCTGGTAAGTGCCTTCGTTACATTCTATACAATCTACATTGTTTTGATAATTTGGTTGACTCTAGTTGCAACCCGAGGGCAGTGGATGGTGAACACCTCTGTCCTTCTGGCCACAAGTTTTCCAGCATTCAGCCCCTTTGTGCTCATTATCAAGGACACTCGTATCTCTCAGTTCCGCTTTACCTGTAGGGCAAGGAAAACAGTTTGCTAACGTGATCGTCATTCTAGAGTCTGTTCTCGGTGGCATTCAAATATTTATCTCAACATCTGTGAATATTTTGGGGCCCTCTTAAGTGCTGGATATTAATTAACcctaaaaggaaatatattatcAGTTTC
Proteins encoded in this region:
- the LOC133052454 gene encoding vomeronasal type-1 receptor 1, which translates into the protein MDVMFSASLEMGTIFLIQTGIGLMGNISLICLYNFTLLTGHSLRPIDPILMQLVIANATVLFSKGIPQTLAAFGWRYFLDDTGCKLVFYFHRVGTGVSFSTICLFNGFQAIKLKPSIWRWMERQMRALRFIAFCCFLCWVVHILINSCVIMVVKGPLKEKNFSMRNNYGYCSWHMIEGSVGALYTVTYFSLDITSLGFMVWASSTIVLFLCRHKQRLQHICSNRLSPRTHVVRATGTVLILVSAFVTFYTIYIVLIIWLTLVATRGQWMVNTSVLLATSFPAFSPFVLIIKDTRISQFRFTCRARKTVC